A stretch of the Mycobacterium shigaense genome encodes the following:
- a CDS encoding amidase, producing the protein MSRQPLTAVEISAGLRSRTLNATEVVESAIEASQLAQLSTNCFVSLDERGARQVAARIDHVMKTPTPQPLPLAGVPYAYKDMFTRNGQPAGLGVSRSSLRTADDDTPCLDQLDSAGAITLGRLNLDPYGYLATGLNTHHGHVRNPFDPLRIAGGSSSGSAAVVASGAVPIAIGSDTGGSVRIPAALCGVVGFKPTFGRISRRGAISLSQSQDTIGIITRTVQDVALALAVMADHDPADPASIKCRPIQPLGQIDTNLHNTRIGIDSAYLRDKSSPDIVTNIEASWELLETMGAQLVEVDLSPLRDYDRAGSLLTWCEAAAVHGDHFGNAANDYPAAVRSRLHHAFVTSSADHVRALCAQGASLARFLDTVFDECDVLATNTTSDTAPTIAAATEDAAQTTARLLRTTRPFSFLGLPAITVPAGTDADGLPVGLQLAGRPFADQTVLTVAAAFQKCATSIFPTPAPVLESTQ; encoded by the coding sequence ATGAGCCGACAACCATTGACTGCCGTCGAAATCAGCGCCGGCCTGCGCTCCCGAACCCTAAACGCCACCGAGGTGGTCGAGTCTGCGATAGAAGCCAGCCAGCTAGCACAGCTGTCGACGAACTGTTTCGTTAGCCTCGACGAGCGAGGAGCGCGTCAAGTGGCAGCGCGGATAGATCACGTCATGAAAACGCCTACCCCGCAACCATTACCGCTAGCCGGCGTCCCCTATGCGTATAAGGACATGTTCACGCGTAACGGACAACCAGCCGGGCTAGGAGTGAGCCGTTCATCGCTACGAACCGCAGACGATGACACACCATGCCTCGACCAGCTCGATAGTGCAGGCGCAATCACGCTGGGCCGGCTCAACCTCGACCCCTACGGTTACTTGGCGACGGGCCTCAACACCCACCACGGCCACGTGCGCAATCCTTTCGACCCACTTCGCATTGCCGGTGGATCATCGAGCGGGTCGGCCGCAGTCGTCGCAAGCGGTGCGGTACCCATCGCGATCGGAAGCGACACCGGGGGGTCAGTCAGAATTCCCGCCGCTCTGTGTGGCGTGGTCGGTTTCAAACCCACATTTGGGCGCATATCGCGGCGGGGTGCAATCTCGTTGTCTCAGTCCCAAGACACCATCGGCATCATCACTCGGACGGTGCAGGATGTAGCCCTCGCGCTAGCGGTGATGGCCGATCACGATCCGGCAGACCCGGCATCCATCAAATGCCGACCAATCCAGCCGCTGGGACAAATAGATACCAACCTGCACAACACGAGAATCGGCATCGACTCTGCCTACCTGCGTGATAAGTCAAGCCCAGACATAGTCACCAACATCGAAGCGTCCTGGGAGCTCTTGGAAACCATGGGTGCACAACTCGTCGAAGTGGATCTAAGCCCGCTTCGAGACTATGACCGAGCCGGATCACTACTGACCTGGTGTGAAGCAGCAGCGGTACACGGGGACCATTTCGGTAATGCCGCCAACGACTATCCCGCGGCAGTACGATCGCGGCTGCATCACGCGTTCGTCACCAGCAGCGCGGATCACGTGCGGGCCTTGTGCGCCCAGGGTGCTTCGCTTGCACGGTTCCTCGACACAGTCTTTGACGAATGTGATGTCCTCGCAACCAATACGACCTCGGACACCGCTCCTACCATCGCCGCCGCGACCGAAGATGCCGCGCAGACGACGGCACGTCTGCTGCGCACTACACGCCCGTTTAGTTTCCTCGGCCTCCCGGCCATCACTGTCCCAGCGGGCACCGATGCCGATGGCTTGCCCGTAGGGCTTCAACTTGCCGGAAGACCATTTGCCGACCAAACAGTCCTCACCGTGGCAGCCGCCTTCCAAAAGTGTGCGACCTCAATTTTTCCCACCCCCGCCCCTGTACTAGAAAGCACCCAATGA
- a CDS encoding aspartate dehydrogenase, whose translation MTPSVTTPNPIRVGIVGLGPVGSVVARALDKGIPGYRLSAISARRTNLAEDFSRTLTSAVPVVDADQIEPCSDLVIECAPAPLFTTIATPTIEAGKHLVVLSSSALLEHWNLVERAHQTEAVISVPSGAIAGLDAVQAAARGTIFEITMTTRKPIASLIGAPYLRGRDDELRSLREPVLLFEGNARQAATGFPANLNVAVALSLAGIGPDKTTLRVWADPTVDRNTHIVDMRSDSADLHIRIANIPTENPKTGRITAQSVVAHLAKTAATLRLAT comes from the coding sequence ATGACTCCCTCCGTCACCACCCCGAATCCCATCCGCGTCGGAATCGTAGGGCTCGGACCTGTCGGCAGCGTCGTGGCTCGAGCTCTCGACAAAGGCATCCCCGGCTACCGTCTATCCGCGATCAGCGCCCGGCGCACCAACCTCGCTGAAGACTTCTCCCGAACGCTTACCTCAGCAGTCCCCGTCGTGGATGCCGACCAGATCGAACCCTGCTCTGACCTCGTGATCGAATGCGCGCCGGCACCCCTGTTCACCACGATCGCCACACCAACTATCGAGGCAGGAAAACATCTTGTCGTCCTGAGTTCTAGTGCACTGCTCGAACATTGGAACCTGGTTGAGCGCGCTCACCAAACCGAGGCCGTTATCAGCGTGCCCTCTGGAGCGATCGCGGGATTGGACGCAGTCCAGGCGGCAGCTCGTGGCACCATCTTCGAAATCACGATGACCACGCGCAAACCGATCGCAAGCTTGATCGGCGCCCCCTACCTGCGCGGTCGCGACGACGAGCTGCGCTCATTGCGTGAACCGGTGCTGCTTTTCGAGGGAAACGCTCGCCAAGCGGCCACCGGCTTCCCGGCCAATCTCAATGTCGCCGTGGCGCTTTCCCTCGCCGGGATCGGACCGGACAAGACCACCTTGCGCGTGTGGGCCGACCCTACAGTTGACCGCAATACCCATATCGTGGACATGCGCTCGGATTCCGCTGATCTACACATCCGCATTGCAAACATCCCCACCGAGAACCCCAAAACAGGCCGGATCACCGCGCAAAGCGTGGTAGCCCACCTCGCTAAAACAGCGGCCACGCTGCGCCTGGCAACCTAG
- a CDS encoding SDR family oxidoreductase, whose product MDFGITDKVALVTGAGGGLGGAIALALAREGVRVLGADRNAESLTAVSESISDEKLDFTPIVVDFTDATSLSEMLADLPHRYGDVDILVNNTGGPPPIAATEIASTDWNTWFNALIIPVVTTTASVLPAMRRRRWGRIITSTSSGITCPIPNLALSNSLRASLAAWSKTLAAEIGRDGVTSNIVVPGRIATGRITALDEAKAARDGTTVEHVAAASTAAIPLGRYGNPAEYGAVVAFLASVRASYITGSIIRVDGGLIPSI is encoded by the coding sequence ATGGATTTCGGAATAACCGATAAGGTCGCCCTTGTCACCGGTGCCGGAGGCGGACTCGGCGGAGCCATCGCATTGGCGCTGGCGCGTGAAGGTGTCCGCGTACTCGGCGCCGACCGCAACGCTGAATCTCTTACCGCAGTTTCGGAGTCGATAAGCGATGAGAAGCTTGACTTCACTCCGATAGTCGTTGACTTCACTGACGCTACAAGCTTGTCCGAGATGCTCGCTGACCTGCCGCATCGGTACGGCGATGTAGACATTCTGGTCAACAACACCGGCGGTCCTCCGCCGATAGCGGCCACCGAGATCGCCAGCACCGACTGGAACACCTGGTTCAATGCTCTGATCATCCCGGTCGTTACCACCACCGCCTCCGTACTACCTGCGATGCGGCGCCGCCGGTGGGGCCGCATCATCACCAGCACATCGTCAGGAATCACGTGCCCAATTCCCAACCTCGCACTATCGAACTCCTTGCGCGCATCCCTGGCAGCGTGGTCAAAGACTCTTGCCGCAGAGATTGGTCGCGACGGCGTCACCAGCAATATTGTTGTCCCGGGTCGTATCGCTACTGGCCGAATCACCGCGCTTGACGAAGCCAAAGCAGCCCGTGACGGCACCACGGTCGAACACGTCGCCGCGGCAAGTACCGCCGCCATTCCCCTCGGTCGTTATGGGAATCCCGCCGAATATGGTGCCGTCGTGGCCTTTTTGGCCAGCGTTCGCGCCTCTTACATCACAGGATCCATCATCCGCGTCGACGGTGGACTCATTCCCAGTATCTGA
- a CDS encoding RraA family protein: protein MNTTAEQRETIRTRFLAIDTSNVGDVLDEFGYHDQGLDPALGALAGDSLAGWAFTISGAMLPYTGDGDPTKMAACADISPGDISVWSGAGVGICYFGELIALGMAERGAVGAIVDGGVRDLKWLRKHDFPVFGRYRSPIQSIRRWKVTHYNQPVYLPGATTHHVTVNPGDFIHADADGALVIPAELIDRVLVRAEELTRTEVLVRQAISEGSSLQECLARFGHV from the coding sequence ATGAACACCACCGCTGAACAACGCGAAACCATCCGAACACGGTTCTTGGCAATCGATACGTCGAACGTGGGTGATGTCCTCGACGAATTCGGTTACCACGACCAAGGTCTCGACCCCGCGCTAGGCGCGCTAGCCGGAGACTCTCTTGCCGGATGGGCATTCACCATTTCCGGTGCGATGTTGCCCTACACAGGCGATGGCGACCCCACCAAAATGGCGGCATGCGCCGACATATCCCCGGGTGACATCTCCGTATGGTCGGGAGCAGGCGTTGGTATCTGCTACTTCGGAGAACTCATTGCCCTCGGCATGGCAGAACGCGGTGCTGTCGGAGCAATCGTCGACGGAGGCGTACGTGATCTCAAATGGCTACGCAAACACGACTTTCCCGTGTTTGGTCGCTACCGATCGCCCATTCAATCCATCCGACGATGGAAAGTCACCCACTACAACCAACCCGTCTACCTGCCCGGGGCAACCACCCATCACGTCACCGTGAACCCTGGTGACTTCATTCACGCTGACGCCGACGGCGCCTTAGTCATCCCGGCAGAGCTGATCGACCGCGTACTTGTGCGCGCCGAGGAGCTCACCAGAACCGAAGTGCTTGTGCGGCAAGCAATCTCCGAAGGCTCCTCTCTGCAGGAGTGCCTCGCCAGATTCGGACATGTT